The proteins below are encoded in one region of Ferruginibacter lapsinanis:
- the dapF gene encoding diaminopimelate epimerase, translated as MKAEFFKYQGTGNDFVIFNNMNGQIPALTVKQVNRLCDRKFGIGADGLMLLSKKEGYDFEMIYYNADGNESSMCGNGGRCLVKFAYHQGIHREEYKFIAIDGEHDAEIDTNGIVSLKMKDVDHVEQGADHAVLNTGSPHYIKFSSNVKDTDVVGIGRAIRYSNTYGAEGINVNFVETIDNDTIYVRTYERGVEDETLSCGTGVTAAALVSAHNDNGFNQVEVETPGGHLSVEFDKLDDNHFENIWLCGPAEFVFKGEVEL; from the coding sequence ATGAAAGCGGAGTTTTTTAAATATCAAGGCACCGGGAACGACTTTGTTATTTTCAACAATATGAATGGACAGATACCTGCTTTAACTGTAAAACAGGTAAACCGTTTATGCGACAGAAAATTTGGCATTGGCGCCGATGGCCTTATGCTATTGAGTAAAAAAGAAGGGTACGATTTTGAAATGATCTATTACAATGCTGATGGAAATGAAAGCAGTATGTGCGGCAATGGAGGCAGATGCCTCGTAAAGTTTGCATACCATCAGGGAATACACAGGGAAGAATACAAATTCATCGCTATTGACGGCGAACACGATGCAGAGATTGACACTAACGGAATTGTAAGTTTAAAAATGAAAGATGTTGATCATGTTGAACAGGGTGCTGACCATGCTGTATTGAATACAGGTTCTCCTCACTACATTAAATTCTCTTCTAATGTAAAAGATACAGATGTAGTAGGAATTGGCCGGGCTATCCGCTACAGCAATACTTATGGGGCCGAAGGTATTAATGTGAATTTTGTTGAAACAATTGATAATGACACCATCTATGTTCGCACATACGAAAGAGGTGTTGAAGACGAAACACTGAGCTGTGGTACCGGCGTAACTGCTGCCGCCTTGGTTTCTGCACATAATGATAACGGCTTCAACCAAGTTGAAGTAGAAACACCCGGAGGTCATTTAAGTGTTGAGTTTGACAAACTGGATGATAATCATTTTGAAAACATCTGGCTTTGTGGACCTGCGGAATTTGTTTTTAAAGGTGAAGTGGAATTATGA
- a CDS encoding magnesium transporter CorA family protein — MIQYFKNLDSKTVEIDKPEVGAWVNVLPPLKQEEFTELSESLEIPLDFLKDSLDIDERSRYEIDDNVKLIVIKTPTENNSFNESDAFYITIPICIILTHNQIVTVNSFENEAIKKFLNTFQNRHPDKRNMMVLKIFEKVTTNFQDYLKEINLRRNTLEQKLYDANRNEELLQLMRIQKSLVYLSTALRSNELLMMKMARTNFLQLNEEEKDFLDDLIVETSQALETANTYTNILSSTLDAFASIISNNQNEVLKRLTTLTIFLSIPVLIASIYGMNVPIPYKDTHLAFWLPVIISLIILIYVVANYWKSKKK, encoded by the coding sequence ATGATTCAATATTTTAAAAACCTCGATAGTAAAACAGTAGAAATTGACAAGCCCGAAGTTGGTGCCTGGGTGAATGTTTTGCCTCCGCTTAAACAAGAGGAATTTACAGAACTAAGCGAATCATTAGAGATACCATTAGATTTTTTAAAAGATTCATTAGATATTGATGAACGCAGCAGATATGAAATTGACGACAACGTAAAGTTGATCGTAATAAAAACTCCGACCGAAAACAATTCTTTTAACGAAAGTGATGCGTTTTATATTACTATTCCAATTTGTATCATTCTAACGCATAATCAAATTGTAACAGTAAATTCTTTTGAGAATGAAGCCATCAAGAAATTTTTGAACACTTTTCAAAACCGTCATCCTGACAAACGAAATATGATGGTGTTGAAAATTTTTGAAAAGGTAACAACAAATTTTCAGGACTACCTGAAAGAAATAAATTTACGCAGAAATACACTGGAGCAAAAACTGTACGATGCCAACAGAAACGAAGAGTTGCTGCAATTGATGAGAATACAAAAAAGCTTGGTTTACCTCAGTACAGCCTTAAGAAGTAATGAATTGTTGATGATGAAAATGGCCCGTACTAATTTTTTGCAACTAAATGAGGAGGAAAAAGATTTTCTCGACGATTTGATCGTAGAAACCAGCCAGGCATTGGAAACAGCCAACACCTACACCAATATCCTCAGCAGTACACTCGATGCATTCGCCAGCATCATCAGTAATAATCAGAATGAGGTTTTAAAAAGATTGACAACATTAACTATCTTCCTGAGTATCCCTGTATTAATTGCAAGTATCTACGGGATGAATGTGCCCATTCCTTACAAAGACACTCACCTGGCATTTTGGTTACCGGTAATTATTTCTCTTATCATATTAATTTACGTTGTTGCTAACTACTGGAAAAGCAAAAAAAAATAA
- a CDS encoding DoxX family protein: protein MNLLQKFEYWGDRHHPKWLDVIRIALGIFLCYKGIDYLRNTSELIGLMTNRSPFGSFLIILLAHYVTFAHILGGFLLIIGFLTRLACLIQIPILLGAIILVNITQDVTRPYSDLFLSIIILLLLIYFLIVGNGPWGIKLPDEKKRQITE, encoded by the coding sequence ATGAACCTTCTACAAAAATTTGAGTATTGGGGCGACAGGCATCATCCAAAATGGCTGGACGTAATACGTATAGCCCTCGGTATCTTTCTTTGTTATAAAGGGATTGATTATCTCCGCAACACCAGTGAATTGATCGGCTTAATGACCAATCGATCACCATTTGGTTCTTTTCTGATCATTTTATTGGCGCATTATGTAACGTTCGCTCATATATTGGGTGGGTTTTTACTGATAATAGGCTTTCTAACTCGTTTAGCCTGTTTGATACAAATACCCATATTGCTAGGTGCAATTATTCTGGTTAATATTACACAGGATGTTACGAGGCCATATTCCGACTTGTTTCTTTCTATTATTATTCTGCTTTTGTTGATTTACTTTTTAATTGTAGGGAATGGTCCATGGGGTATTAAATTACCTGATGAAAAGAAAAGGCAAATAACAGAATAG
- a CDS encoding glutamine--tRNA ligase/YqeY domain fusion protein, which produces MSEEKSLNFIEEIIEEDLKNGIHKSILTRFPPEPNGYLHIGHAKSICLNFGLGLKYGGKTNLRFDDTNPVTEETEYVDSIKEDIRWLGFNWANEHYASDYFDTLYEYAITLINKGMAYVDDSSAEQIAALKGTPTEPGKDSPFRSRSIEENLQLFTQMKEGKFKDGEKVLRAKIDMAAVNMHMRDPIIYRIKHADHHRTGSKWCIYPMYDFAHGQSDSIENITHSICTLEFIPHRELYNWFIDQLGIFPSKQYEFARLNMTYTVMSKRKLLQLVNEKYVSGWDDPRMPTLSGMRRRGFTPESIRNFCEKIGVAKRENLIDFSLLEFCLREDLNKYALRVMTVLDPVKLIITNYPDGQSEDLISENGPDEAYGTRVVPFSKELWIEREDFMEVPAKKYFRLAPGAMVRLKSAYIIKCEGFEKDADGNITEIHCTYIPESKSGHDTSGINVKGTIHWVSVPHAINAEIRLYDRLLQAENPAAEEGDFKDYINPDSLQVITNAYAEPSLKKATIDKRYQFIRKGYFCLDKDTTADKLVFNRTVTLKDTWTKK; this is translated from the coding sequence ATGTCGGAAGAAAAAAGCTTGAACTTTATTGAGGAAATAATTGAAGAGGATCTTAAGAACGGTATACACAAAAGTATTCTTACCCGCTTTCCACCCGAACCTAATGGCTATTTACATATAGGGCATGCCAAAAGCATTTGCCTGAATTTTGGATTGGGTTTAAAATATGGTGGCAAAACCAACCTACGTTTTGATGACACCAACCCCGTTACTGAAGAAACCGAATATGTAGACAGCATTAAAGAAGATATTCGCTGGCTGGGATTTAATTGGGCTAACGAACATTATGCCAGTGATTATTTCGATACTTTATATGAATATGCCATTACACTTATCAACAAAGGAATGGCTTATGTAGATGATAGCTCAGCCGAACAAATTGCCGCTTTGAAAGGCACGCCAACCGAACCGGGCAAGGACAGCCCATTCAGAAGCAGATCTATTGAAGAAAACCTTCAGTTATTTACCCAGATGAAAGAGGGCAAATTTAAAGACGGCGAAAAAGTATTAAGAGCTAAGATAGACATGGCTGCGGTTAATATGCACATGAGAGATCCTATCATCTATCGTATCAAACATGCAGATCACCACCGTACAGGAAGTAAATGGTGCATCTACCCTATGTATGATTTTGCACATGGGCAAAGTGATAGCATCGAAAATATTACGCATAGTATCTGTACACTGGAATTTATTCCACACAGAGAATTATACAATTGGTTTATTGACCAATTAGGTATCTTCCCATCTAAACAATATGAATTTGCCCGTTTGAACATGACCTATACGGTAATGAGCAAACGTAAATTACTGCAACTGGTAAATGAAAAATATGTTTCGGGCTGGGATGACCCTCGTATGCCAACACTAAGCGGTATGCGTAGAAGAGGTTTCACACCTGAAAGCATTCGTAATTTTTGCGAAAAGATCGGTGTGGCCAAAAGAGAAAATCTAATTGATTTCAGTCTCCTTGAATTCTGTTTAAGAGAAGACCTTAATAAATATGCCCTTCGGGTAATGACAGTGCTTGATCCTGTAAAATTGATCATTACGAATTATCCCGATGGTCAATCTGAAGACCTGATCAGTGAAAATGGGCCGGATGAGGCATATGGCACCAGGGTTGTTCCGTTCAGTAAAGAGTTGTGGATAGAAAGAGAAGACTTTATGGAGGTGCCTGCAAAAAAATATTTCAGATTAGCTCCCGGAGCAATGGTACGTTTAAAAAGCGCCTACATCATCAAATGCGAAGGTTTTGAAAAAGATGCTGATGGCAATATCACAGAAATACATTGCACCTATATTCCTGAAAGTAAAAGCGGACATGATACCAGCGGCATTAATGTAAAAGGTACTATTCATTGGGTAAGTGTGCCACATGCAATCAATGCAGAAATTCGTTTGTACGACAGATTGCTACAAGCTGAGAATCCTGCTGCAGAGGAAGGCGATTTTAAGGACTATATCAATCCCGATTCATTACAGGTAATCACCAACGCTTACGCTGAGCCATCTTTAAAAAAAGCTACTATTGATAAGCGTTATCAATTTATCCGAAAAGGGTATTTCTGCCTTGATAAAGATACTACTGCCGACAAATTAGTATTCAACAGAACCGTTACATTAAAAGACACCTGGACCAAAAAATAA
- a CDS encoding glycoside hydrolase family 140 protein: MPPLKISSSNRYFITADGKPFFWLGDTGWMLFLKCTREEAIEYLDKRKAHGFNVIQVMVLHDLKEDKNIYGDSLFIDLNVSKPKITEGNNFLNKAEYDYWDHVEYIVDEAAKRNMYMALVPVWGSNVKSKWVNEEQVVTYASFLAERFKNKSNIIWVNGGDLKGSIGIEVWNALGKTLHEKDPGHLISFHPRGRHTSSLWFHNQDWLAFNMIQSGHKDYQQDTSASDIFHYGEDNWCYIDNDYALSPVKPTMDAEPSYENIPHGLHDSMQPRWTDADLRRYAYWSVFAGGAGFTYGENAVMQFHSPNDKSGSYGVDHYWKEGLNAKGAAQMQYLKKLLLSKNYLERIPDQALVADQEKRYNYLAATRGNDYAFVYTYTGRKMKIYLGKCKGSKIKCSWYNPRNGQYKLIGIFPNTGVKTFTPPGKEKNGNDWVLVMESIK; the protein is encoded by the coding sequence ATGCCACCTCTTAAAATATCTTCCTCTAACAGATATTTTATTACTGCGGATGGCAAGCCATTTTTTTGGTTAGGAGATACCGGCTGGATGCTGTTTTTAAAATGCACCAGAGAAGAAGCAATTGAATACTTGGATAAAAGAAAAGCACATGGATTTAATGTAATACAGGTAATGGTTTTACACGATTTGAAAGAAGATAAAAATATTTATGGAGATTCTTTATTTATCGACCTGAATGTATCAAAACCGAAAATTACCGAAGGAAATAACTTCTTAAACAAAGCAGAGTATGATTACTGGGATCATGTGGAATATATTGTTGACGAAGCGGCCAAACGAAACATGTATATGGCATTGGTACCCGTTTGGGGCAGTAATGTAAAAAGCAAATGGGTGAATGAAGAGCAAGTTGTAACCTATGCTTCTTTTTTAGCGGAGAGATTTAAAAACAAATCAAATATTATTTGGGTAAATGGTGGTGATCTGAAAGGCAGCATTGGCATAGAAGTTTGGAATGCATTAGGTAAAACCTTGCATGAAAAAGATCCCGGCCACCTGATAAGTTTTCATCCACGTGGCAGACATACATCTTCATTATGGTTTCATAACCAGGACTGGCTAGCATTCAATATGATCCAAAGCGGACATAAAGATTACCAACAAGATACCAGTGCAAGTGATATTTTTCATTATGGTGAAGATAACTGGTGTTATATCGATAATGATTATGCCCTCTCTCCCGTTAAACCAACCATGGATGCCGAACCTTCTTACGAAAACATTCCGCATGGATTACATGATAGTATGCAACCACGATGGACAGATGCCGACCTGAGACGTTATGCCTATTGGAGTGTTTTTGCCGGTGGTGCCGGATTTACTTATGGAGAAAATGCTGTAATGCAATTTCATTCACCGAATGATAAATCAGGCAGCTATGGTGTAGATCATTATTGGAAAGAGGGTTTAAATGCAAAAGGCGCTGCACAGATGCAGTATCTAAAAAAATTATTACTCTCAAAAAATTACCTGGAAAGAATACCTGACCAAGCCTTAGTAGCTGATCAGGAAAAACGATACAATTATTTAGCAGCAACACGAGGGAATGACTATGCATTTGTATACACTTACACCGGGAGAAAAATGAAGATCTATTTAGGAAAATGTAAAGGCAGCAAAATAAAATGTTCCTGGTACAACCCTCGGAATGGACAATATAAACTGATCGGAATATTTCCTAATACTGGAGTAAAAACATTTACCCCTCCGGGAAAAGAAAAGAACGGAAATGATTGGGTGCTGGTGATGGAATCGATAAAATAA
- a CDS encoding c-type cytochrome has translation MLKKIFKWLGIILLFAIIGLAITVSLRQNVKYTAPYPDIHASTDSAVIARGKYLVYGPAHCADCHGPAGTEEQVNAGAEVPLSGGKFFPIPPGNIYVRNITPDATGIGNYKDEEIARSLRFGVGVDGRAIFDFMPFHNTSDDDLTAIISYLRTTKPVSNIVPKSEYTLLGKILKALVIKPVGPTGDVPKSVKPDSSVEYGKYLATSVANCRGCHTERDLKTGAFIGPDYAGGFVLESPVDPKYVFHTPNISPDQKTGHIYDWTEDMFLARFRKGKLIPQSPMPWGPFSRMNDMEIKAIYRYLKTVTPVERKIEKILVVNK, from the coding sequence ATGCTAAAGAAGATTTTTAAATGGCTGGGCATTATTTTGCTGTTTGCAATTATAGGCCTGGCAATAACAGTATCGCTTCGACAGAATGTAAAATACACTGCCCCCTACCCCGATATTCATGCATCAACAGATAGTGCTGTAATTGCCCGTGGCAAGTACTTGGTTTATGGTCCTGCACATTGTGCAGATTGCCATGGGCCGGCGGGAACTGAAGAACAGGTAAATGCAGGAGCTGAAGTACCATTATCAGGCGGGAAATTTTTTCCGATACCTCCGGGTAATATTTATGTAAGAAATATTACTCCGGATGCAACAGGCATCGGCAACTATAAAGATGAAGAAATAGCCCGTTCATTGCGTTTTGGCGTTGGCGTTGATGGCAGAGCAATATTTGATTTTATGCCATTTCATAATACAAGTGACGACGATCTTACCGCCATCATTTCTTATTTACGTACAACCAAACCCGTTAGTAATATTGTTCCTAAGAGCGAATACACGTTACTAGGCAAAATATTGAAAGCATTGGTAATTAAACCTGTTGGTCCCACAGGAGATGTACCTAAATCTGTAAAACCCGATTCTTCTGTTGAGTATGGAAAATATCTAGCTACAAGCGTAGCTAACTGCCGGGGTTGTCATACAGAAAGAGATCTAAAGACCGGAGCTTTTATAGGACCAGATTATGCCGGTGGATTTGTCTTGGAATCTCCTGTAGATCCAAAATATGTTTTCCATACACCAAATATTTCTCCTGATCAGAAAACAGGACATATTTACGACTGGACAGAAGATATGTTCCTCGCTCGTTTCAGAAAAGGTAAATTGATCCCACAATCTCCAATGCCCTGGGGGCCGTTCAGCAGAATGAATGACATGGAGATAAAAGCCATTTACCGCTATCTGAAAACAGTCACTCCCGTAGAAAGGAAAATTGAAAAAATATTAGTAGTAAATAAATAA
- a CDS encoding S41 family peptidase: MNKKIQVWLPLLFSLTMIVGMIFGYQMRDNMPGKRFFSLDKSTPLQEVMDLIKSRYVDDVKVNALGDTAIMAMLSKLDPHSVFIPKEELQGVNEDLAGKFFGIGIEFNIFDDTINVINVLPDGPSFIAGLQAGDKFIKVDDSLVAGQKITSERVRKLLRGDMGTKVVITVLRNNTKKVFTVNRDAIPIVSIDAGYMLGGGIGYIKINKFSQSTYREFMQTLEKLQAQGLKELVLDLRGNPGGILDEATEIADEFLDGDKLITYTEGKNFPKKEYRCKRQGLFEKGSLVVLMDEGSASASEVLSGALQDWDRATIIGRRSFGKGLVQEQYDLSDGSALRLTVARYYTPIGRSIQRSYTNGGKAYYDEISNRFHDGEVFSADSVKNDTSKLYKTMGGKKVYGGGGITPDFFIPIDTGNYSLSATKIYLSGTIGDFAYKYYLQNLQQLSAYKTPAQFVKGFSFSEADWNAFGALAAKDSINLNAIPAKEKSEMQLRLKASIARQIWRSEGFYEVYNTEDNALKKAVEELLK, encoded by the coding sequence ATGAATAAAAAGATTCAGGTCTGGCTTCCGCTGCTTTTTAGTTTGACGATGATAGTGGGAATGATTTTTGGTTATCAGATGAGAGACAATATGCCCGGAAAACGCTTCTTTTCCTTAGATAAATCAACTCCTTTACAGGAAGTGATGGATCTGATCAAATCCAGATATGTTGATGATGTTAAAGTGAATGCATTAGGCGATACTGCAATAATGGCGATGCTGAGTAAATTAGACCCTCATTCTGTTTTTATACCTAAGGAAGAATTGCAGGGAGTGAACGAAGACCTTGCCGGAAAATTTTTCGGGATAGGTATTGAGTTCAATATTTTCGATGATACGATCAATGTGATCAATGTTTTACCGGATGGGCCGAGTTTTATTGCCGGGCTGCAGGCCGGAGATAAATTCATTAAGGTAGATGACAGTTTGGTAGCGGGGCAAAAGATCACTTCAGAAAGAGTTAGAAAGTTGTTGAGAGGGGATATGGGTACAAAGGTTGTTATCACAGTTCTTCGTAACAACACAAAAAAGGTATTCACGGTAAATCGTGATGCCATTCCTATTGTAAGTATTGATGCTGGATATATGTTAGGTGGTGGTATTGGTTATATCAAGATCAATAAGTTCTCTCAATCTACTTACAGAGAATTTATGCAAACGCTTGAAAAGTTACAGGCGCAGGGACTTAAAGAATTGGTACTCGACCTGAGAGGTAATCCAGGGGGAATATTAGATGAGGCCACTGAAATTGCTGATGAATTTTTGGATGGAGATAAATTGATCACTTATACCGAAGGTAAAAATTTTCCTAAAAAGGAATATCGTTGTAAAAGGCAAGGCCTGTTTGAAAAAGGATCTTTAGTTGTTTTAATGGATGAGGGTTCTGCAAGTGCCAGCGAAGTGTTGAGCGGTGCATTGCAGGACTGGGATAGAGCAACGATCATCGGTAGACGAAGTTTTGGTAAAGGGCTGGTACAGGAACAATATGATCTGAGTGATGGAAGTGCATTGCGTCTAACAGTCGCAAGATATTATACGCCAATCGGCAGAAGTATTCAGCGTTCTTACACTAATGGGGGAAAAGCATATTATGATGAGATATCCAATCGTTTTCATGATGGAGAAGTTTTTTCGGCCGATTCTGTAAAAAATGATACCTCTAAATTGTACAAAACAATGGGAGGTAAAAAGGTATATGGCGGCGGAGGAATTACTCCTGACTTTTTTATACCTATAGACACCGGCAACTATTCGTTAAGTGCCACAAAGATCTACCTTAGCGGAACGATAGGAGATTTTGCCTATAAATATTATTTACAAAACTTACAACAACTTTCTGCTTACAAAACTCCTGCTCAGTTTGTAAAAGGGTTTTCATTCAGTGAAGCAGACTGGAATGCTTTTGGGGCATTAGCAGCAAAAGACTCTATTAACCTAAATGCGATTCCTGCTAAAGAAAAAAGTGAAATGCAACTGCGGTTGAAAGCGTCTATTGCCCGTCAGATATGGCGTAGTGAAGGATTCTATGAAGTGTATAATACTGAAGACAATGCATTAAAAAAAGCAGTGGAAGAACTGTTGAAATAA
- a CDS encoding NUDIX hydrolase, producing the protein MITLRVYGILLNEARQVLVSDEFIRGNYFTKFPGGGLEFGEGTRDCLKREFLEEMNLAVEVGDHIYTTDYYQMSAFNNQQQIISIYYFAKALEPITVPLRETPFDFDEQQLKVYAEIQQTETFRFVDWENFSDESVSLPIDKIVAKMIKTKQF; encoded by the coding sequence ATGATCACGCTACGTGTTTATGGAATTTTACTAAATGAAGCCAGGCAAGTATTGGTAAGTGATGAATTTATTCGTGGAAATTATTTCACGAAATTTCCTGGCGGTGGTTTAGAGTTTGGCGAAGGAACCAGAGATTGCTTAAAAAGAGAATTTCTGGAAGAGATGAATTTAGCCGTAGAAGTTGGTGATCATATTTACACTACTGATTACTACCAGATGAGCGCCTTTAATAATCAACAACAAATAATCTCCATTTATTATTTTGCTAAAGCACTGGAACCGATTACTGTTCCATTAAGAGAAACTCCTTTTGATTTTGATGAACAGCAACTGAAAGTATATGCAGAAATACAACAAACCGAAACATTCCGTTTTGTTGATTGGGAAAATTTTTCAGATGAATCCGTTAGTTTACCGATCGATAAGATCGTAGCTAAAATGATAAAAACAAAACAATTTTAA
- a CDS encoding nucleoside phosphorylase has translation MNRIAESELIITNRGAIYHLDCRPEEIAHTIITVGDPDRVKEVSKHFDKIEYKNQHREFITHTGYIGKKRISCMSTGIGPDNIDIALNEADALVNIDFETRTVKEKLTQLNIIRFGTCGSLQRHVPVDTFVAGTHGLGLDNVLHYYRLENNTEEKELLQAFNTHTQLGSGPVSPYITGASGNLLKLFVNNYHQGITVTCPGFYGPQGRILRLGLAYPGLIDKLTSFEFGNHHIANFEMESSAIYGLSKCLGHNAVSLNVIVANRVAKEFSKDGGAAVENLIKHSLGVIADSNL, from the coding sequence ATGAATCGTATTGCAGAATCAGAATTGATCATCACCAACCGGGGAGCTATCTATCATTTGGATTGCCGTCCCGAAGAAATTGCCCATACTATCATTACTGTTGGAGACCCTGACAGGGTAAAAGAAGTGAGTAAACATTTCGATAAAATTGAATATAAAAATCAACATCGTGAGTTTATTACCCATACCGGATATATTGGTAAAAAGAGAATTAGCTGCATGAGTACCGGTATCGGACCCGATAATATAGATATCGCTTTAAATGAGGCAGATGCCCTGGTTAATATTGATTTTGAGACAAGAACGGTAAAAGAAAAGCTTACTCAACTCAATATCATCAGATTTGGCACTTGCGGCTCTTTACAAAGACATGTGCCGGTAGATACTTTTGTTGCAGGTACTCATGGGCTAGGATTGGATAATGTGCTGCATTATTATCGTTTGGAAAACAATACAGAAGAAAAAGAATTACTACAGGCATTTAATACACATACACAGTTAGGTTCAGGTCCGGTATCTCCATATATCACTGGAGCCAGTGGAAATTTATTAAAGCTTTTTGTAAATAATTATCATCAGGGCATTACAGTAACTTGTCCTGGTTTTTACGGACCACAAGGCAGGATTTTAAGACTAGGTCTTGCCTACCCAGGTTTGATAGACAAACTAACTTCATTCGAATTCGGCAATCATCATATTGCAAATTTCGAAATGGAATCAAGTGCGATCTACGGTTTGAGTAAATGTCTTGGACACAATGCTGTTAGTTTAAATGTGATTGTGGCCAATCGTGTTGCAAAAGAATTTTCAAAAGATGGCGGAGCCGCTGTAGAAAATTTAATTAAACATTCTTTAGGCGTTATTGCCGATTCTAATTTATAA
- a CDS encoding M20/M25/M40 family metallo-hydrolase, which translates to MKPLIVILLIVINSNLFSQTIIDRDPFIEKMIKEVSADSLQSYIKTLVSFGTRNTLSTQNSPIRGIGAARKWVLSKFAAMAKQSNGRLTAMIDTTTLLPDGKRVDREIILGNVVAMLKGTDPNDSRIFIISGHLDNMRGSPTDSTGDAPGANDDGSGTAAVIECARVMSKYEFSATVIFVAVSGEEQGLLGSSFMSEKAKRENWNIEAVLNNDIIGSNNNNETNIINNTKVRVFSEGLPAYETEKNAKQIRNLGLENDGKARQLARYVKEIGERYVDNLQVVMIYRNDRFLRGGDHLPYVEKGYAAVRITEMNENFTRQHQDVRTENTIHYGDLPEYIDYEYLRKNTCLNLATLASLAKAASMPETVKMEVKKLTNYTNLQWQAPRYGKVKGYFILIRETTEAYWQKKIFTTANSISLPYSKDNYFFAVQSVNESGNESIPVVPMPDR; encoded by the coding sequence ATGAAGCCATTGATCGTAATACTATTGATCGTAATTAACAGCAACTTATTTTCGCAAACTATAATAGACCGTGATCCCTTCATTGAAAAAATGATAAAAGAAGTGTCGGCAGACTCTTTACAATCTTACATAAAAACATTGGTATCATTTGGTACTCGTAATACATTGAGCACACAAAATAGCCCCATACGTGGTATTGGTGCAGCACGTAAATGGGTACTGAGCAAATTTGCTGCTATGGCAAAACAATCAAATGGAAGATTAACAGCCATGATCGATACTACCACCCTTCTTCCTGACGGAAAAAGAGTAGACAGAGAAATTATATTAGGTAATGTTGTGGCTATGCTTAAAGGCACTGACCCAAATGATAGCAGGATTTTCATCATCAGTGGCCATTTAGATAATATGCGTGGGAGCCCCACCGATAGTACAGGAGATGCCCCCGGTGCAAATGACGATGGAAGCGGAACTGCTGCAGTAATAGAATGTGCAAGAGTGATGAGCAAATACGAATTTTCTGCAACGGTCATCTTTGTTGCTGTGAGTGGTGAAGAACAAGGGTTGCTTGGCTCTTCCTTTATGAGTGAAAAGGCGAAAAGAGAAAATTGGAATATTGAGGCGGTTCTCAATAATGATATCATAGGCAGTAATAATAACAATGAAACCAATATCATTAATAATACAAAGGTTCGTGTTTTCAGCGAAGGATTACCTGCTTATGAAACAGAAAAAAATGCTAAACAAATCAGAAATCTTGGCTTAGAAAATGATGGCAAAGCCAGACAACTGGCTCGTTATGTAAAAGAAATTGGTGAACGATATGTAGACAATTTACAAGTTGTAATGATCTATCGCAATGATCGGTTTCTTCGTGGCGGCGACCATTTACCTTATGTAGAAAAAGGATATGCAGCAGTACGTATTACAGAGATGAATGAAAATTTCACCCGGCAACACCAGGATGTAAGAACTGAGAATACAATCCACTACGGAGATCTTCCTGAATATATCGATTATGAATACCTCAGAAAAAACACTTGTCTCAATTTAGCTACTCTTGCCAGTTTAGCCAAGGCAGCATCCATGCCAGAAACTGTAAAAATGGAAGTAAAAAAATTAACCAATTATACCAACCTTCAATGGCAGGCGCCCAGGTATGGAAAGGTAAAAGGTTATTTTATACTGATAAGAGAAACGACTGAAGCTTACTGGCAGAAAAAAATATTTACTACCGCAAACAGCATTTCGTTACCATATTCAAAAGACAACTATTTCTTTGCAGTTCAATCTGTAAATGAATCAGGAAACGAAAGTATCCCTGTTGTACCGATGCCGGACAGATAA